In one Pseudomonas sp. R84 genomic region, the following are encoded:
- a CDS encoding DMT family transporter yields the protein MSVERRNADSFALQVMIGLCLIWGVQQVMIKWAAPDIAPVMQAAARSGISALLVGLLICWKGGWDQVGTTWRGGLLAGALFGLEFLFIAEGLQLTTAAHMSVFLYTAPIFTALGVHFLLASERLRPLQWLGILLAFIGIAIAFAGGVSWDNLDRRMLLGDAFGVLAGACWGATTVVVRASRLSEAPVTLTLFYQLIVGFLGLLLIALFSGQITHVSLTPVAVASVLFQGLVVSFFSYLIWFWLLRRYLAANLAVFSFMTPLFGVTFGVLLLDEQLTVNFVVGAVLVLLGITFVSAEQWLRRRLRKALGQR from the coding sequence GTGAGTGTCGAGCGGCGCAATGCCGACAGTTTCGCCTTGCAGGTGATGATCGGCCTCTGCCTGATCTGGGGCGTGCAGCAAGTGATGATCAAATGGGCGGCGCCGGACATCGCGCCTGTCATGCAAGCGGCCGCGCGCTCGGGGATCTCTGCGTTACTGGTGGGGTTGCTGATCTGCTGGAAGGGCGGCTGGGATCAGGTCGGTACGACCTGGCGCGGCGGCTTGCTGGCCGGTGCGCTGTTCGGTCTGGAATTCCTTTTCATCGCTGAAGGTCTGCAACTGACCACCGCTGCGCACATGTCGGTGTTCCTCTACACCGCGCCGATTTTCACCGCTTTGGGGGTGCATTTCCTGTTAGCCAGTGAGCGCCTGCGACCTTTGCAATGGCTGGGCATTCTCCTTGCGTTTATCGGCATCGCGATTGCCTTCGCCGGGGGCGTGTCGTGGGACAACCTCGACCGGCGCATGCTGCTGGGTGATGCTTTTGGCGTACTGGCTGGCGCCTGTTGGGGCGCGACCACGGTGGTGGTGCGCGCCTCGCGGCTGTCGGAAGCACCGGTGACGCTGACCTTGTTCTATCAGTTGATCGTCGGCTTCCTCGGCCTGCTGCTGATCGCGCTGTTCAGCGGCCAGATCACCCACGTCAGCCTGACTCCCGTGGCGGTGGCCAGCGTGCTGTTCCAGGGCCTGGTGGTGTCGTTCTTCAGTTACCTGATCTGGTTCTGGCTGCTGCGTCGTTATCTGGCGGCCAACCTTGCGGTGTTTTCGTTTATGACGCCGCTGTTCGGCGTGACCTTTGGCGTGTTGCTGCTCGACGAACAGTTGACGGTTAACTTCGTAGTCGGCGCCGTACTGGTGCTGCTCGGCATCACTTTTGTCAGCGCCGAGCAGTGGCTGCGTCGGCGTTTGCGCAAAGCGCTGGGTCAGCGTTAG
- a CDS encoding LysR family transcriptional regulator: MEFSQLRIFQAVAEEGSITRAAERLHRVPSNLSTRLKQLEEQLGVELFVRERQRLQLSPAGKVLLDYIGKLFALRDQASAAVMGGKPAGDFALGTMYSTAAIHLPALLAQYHKQYPAVNLQVQSAPSGELLEGLLTGRLDAALVDGPLELAGLDGVPLCEERLVLITEIDHPPVRSARDVEGRSVFTFRRGCSYRMRLEAWFSHYHATMGRAMEIESYQGMLACVIAGSGVALMSESMLASLPGRDSVAAHPLAEPFVGATTWLMWRKGMLGANLNAWIEVQQAVYPAAQIETRETA, translated from the coding sequence GTGGAGTTCAGCCAACTGCGGATTTTTCAGGCCGTGGCCGAAGAAGGGTCGATCACCCGCGCCGCCGAACGCCTGCACCGGGTGCCGTCGAACCTGTCGACGCGGCTCAAACAGCTTGAAGAACAACTCGGTGTCGAGCTTTTCGTCCGTGAGCGTCAGCGTTTGCAGCTGTCGCCTGCGGGAAAAGTCCTGCTGGACTACATCGGCAAACTCTTCGCCCTGCGCGATCAGGCCAGTGCGGCGGTCATGGGCGGCAAACCGGCCGGCGACTTCGCTCTGGGCACCATGTACAGCACGGCGGCGATCCATTTGCCGGCGCTGCTGGCGCAGTATCACAAGCAGTATCCGGCGGTGAATCTGCAGGTGCAGTCGGCGCCAAGCGGGGAGTTGCTGGAAGGTTTGCTCACCGGACGTCTGGATGCCGCGTTGGTCGATGGACCGCTGGAACTGGCCGGGCTCGACGGCGTGCCGTTGTGCGAGGAGCGGTTGGTGCTGATCACGGAAATCGATCATCCGCCGGTACGCAGTGCCCGGGATGTCGAGGGGCGTTCAGTTTTCACTTTTAGGCGGGGTTGTTCCTACCGCATGCGTCTTGAAGCGTGGTTTTCGCACTACCACGCGACGATGGGTCGGGCGATGGAGATCGAGTCCTATCAGGGCATGCTCGCCTGCGTGATTGCCGGAAGTGGCGTGGCACTGATGTCGGAGTCGATGCTGGCCAGTCTGCCGGGGCGCGATAGCGTCGCCGCGCACCCGTTGGCCGAGCCATTCGTGGGTGCGACAACATGGCTCATGTGGCGCAAGGGCATGCTCGGCGCCAACCTCAATGCCTGGATCGAGGTTCAGCAGGCCGTCTATCCTGCGGCTCAGATCGAAACCCGGGAAACAGCCTGA
- a CDS encoding cytosine permease, which translates to MNNNNNDQSLTQIETHGVEQIPDHERSAGPTDLFRMIFGGSNTFATAVLGSFPVLFGLSFQAGVWAIVSGVLLGSLILAPMGLFGPLNGTNNAVSSGAHFGVHGRIVGSFLSLLTAIAFFSLSVWSSGDALIGGAKRLIGLPETDLTLGLAYGLFAILVLTVCIYGFRFLLWVNKIAVWSASLLFLLGIFAFAGPFDAHYAGTVSLGQPGFWAAFIGAALVAMSNPISFGAFLGDWSRYIPRETSKQRIMAAVVLSQIATFIPFLFGLTTATIVAIKAPDYIAANNYVGGLLAVSPSWFFLPVCLIAVIGGMSTGTTSLYGTGLDMSSVFPRVLSRVKATLLIGVLSIAFIFIGRFAANLVQSVSTFAVLIITCTTPWMVIMIIGLLVRRGFYCPDDLQVFTRGEQGGRYWFSHGWNWRGLGAWVPSAAVGLCFVNLPGQFVGPLGEMAGGIDISLPVTLGLASVVYLTLLSLFPEPREVFGPKDARSQIVGKPELRQAA; encoded by the coding sequence ATGAATAACAACAACAACGACCAAAGCCTTACGCAGATTGAAACCCACGGGGTCGAACAGATCCCGGACCACGAACGCAGCGCAGGCCCGACGGATTTGTTCCGGATGATCTTCGGCGGTTCGAATACCTTTGCCACCGCCGTGCTCGGCAGTTTCCCGGTGCTGTTCGGTCTGTCTTTTCAGGCCGGCGTCTGGGCGATTGTGTCGGGCGTGCTGCTTGGCTCGCTGATCCTCGCACCGATGGGCCTGTTCGGCCCGCTCAACGGCACCAACAATGCCGTGTCGTCCGGTGCACACTTCGGCGTGCACGGGCGGATCGTCGGTTCGTTCCTGTCGCTGTTGACCGCTATCGCGTTTTTCTCGCTCTCGGTGTGGAGTTCGGGGGATGCGCTGATCGGCGGTGCAAAACGCCTGATCGGTCTGCCGGAAACCGACCTGACCCTGGGCCTGGCCTACGGTCTGTTCGCGATTCTGGTGCTGACCGTGTGCATCTACGGCTTCCGCTTTTTGCTGTGGGTGAACAAGATCGCGGTGTGGAGCGCCAGCCTGTTATTCCTGCTGGGCATCTTCGCCTTCGCCGGTCCTTTCGACGCGCATTACGCCGGCACCGTCAGCCTCGGCCAGCCGGGCTTCTGGGCGGCGTTCATCGGTGCCGCGCTGGTGGCGATGAGCAACCCGATTTCCTTCGGCGCGTTCCTCGGCGACTGGTCGCGCTACATCCCGCGTGAAACTTCCAAGCAACGGATCATGGCGGCGGTGGTGCTGTCGCAGATCGCCACGTTCATCCCGTTCCTGTTCGGCCTGACCACAGCGACCATCGTCGCGATCAAGGCGCCGGACTACATCGCGGCGAACAACTATGTGGGCGGTTTGCTGGCGGTGTCGCCGAGCTGGTTCTTCCTGCCGGTGTGCCTGATTGCGGTGATCGGCGGCATGTCCACCGGCACCACCTCGCTGTATGGCACCGGGCTGGACATGTCCAGCGTGTTTCCGCGCGTGCTGTCGCGGGTCAAGGCGACGCTGCTGATCGGCGTGCTGTCGATTGCCTTCATCTTCATCGGGCGCTTTGCGGCGAACCTGGTGCAGAGCGTGTCGACCTTCGCCGTGCTGATCATCACCTGCACCACGCCATGGATGGTGATCATGATCATCGGCCTGTTGGTGCGTCGCGGCTTCTACTGCCCGGATGACCTGCAAGTGTTCACGCGCGGCGAACAGGGCGGACGCTACTGGTTCAGCCACGGCTGGAACTGGCGTGGTCTGGGCGCCTGGGTCCCGAGCGCGGCGGTTGGCCTGTGCTTCGTGAACTTGCCGGGGCAATTCGTCGGCCCGCTGGGTGAAATGGCCGGCGGCATCGACATCAGTTTGCCGGTGACCCTGGGCCTGGCTTCGGTGGTGTATCTGACGCTGCTGAGCCTGTTCCCGGAACCGCGCGAAGTGTTCGGCCCGAAGGATGCCCGCAGCCAAATCGTGGGAAAACCTGAACTGCGCCAGGCCGCCTGA
- a CDS encoding nuclear transport factor 2 family protein, translated as MNERDQVLQAAADLVSAFARNDREAYFGAFSADASFVFYTLEQPLLSRDAYQALWDSWRAEDGFEVLACTSSNAFVSLQGDVAIFIHDVATELRMQGEQHFSQERETIVFRKQASSLEQQGHWLACHEHLSAMPEGLPSP; from the coding sequence ATGAACGAACGTGATCAGGTTTTGCAAGCGGCCGCCGATCTGGTGTCCGCCTTCGCCCGTAATGATCGCGAGGCTTATTTCGGCGCCTTCAGCGCCGATGCAAGTTTCGTTTTCTACACCCTCGAACAGCCATTGCTGTCGCGCGATGCCTATCAGGCCTTGTGGGACAGCTGGCGCGCCGAGGATGGCTTCGAGGTGCTTGCGTGCACCTCGAGCAACGCCTTCGTCAGCCTGCAGGGTGACGTGGCGATTTTCATCCATGACGTGGCCACCGAGCTGCGCATGCAAGGGGAGCAACACTTCAGCCAGGAGCGCGAGACGATTGTTTTCAGGAAACAAGCGTCGAGCCTAGAACAACAAGGCCATTGGCTGGCCTGCCACGAACATTTGTCCGCAATGCCGGAAGGGCTGCCATCCCCTTAG
- a CDS encoding phosphopantetheine-containing protein: protein MRRAAVRAAVHRYIRRLLETREFNDNTSLVQLGLEKADIEDLIFHLEDEFGLTAFTAEEDRMLKTAKTANDLSRFLLEIGRH, encoded by the coding sequence ATGAGAAGAGCTGCCGTACGTGCCGCCGTGCACCGGTATATCCGGCGTCTGCTGGAAACCCGCGAATTCAACGACAACACCAGCCTGGTGCAATTGGGCTTGGAAAAAGCGGATATCGAGGATCTGATCTTTCATCTGGAAGATGAATTCGGGCTGACGGCGTTCACCGCCGAGGAAGACCGCATGCTCAAGACCGCGAAGACGGCGAATGACTTGAGCCGGTTTTTGCTCGAGATCGGGCGGCACTGA
- the speB gene encoding agmatinase yields the protein MDKILHQPLGGNEMPRFGGIATMLRLPHVPTAAGLDAAFVGVPLDIGTSLRPGTRFGPRDIRTESVMIRPYNMATGAAPFDSLSVADIGDVAINTFNLLDAVRIIEEAYDNILEHNVIPMTLGGDHTITLPILRAIHKKHGKVGLVHIDAHADVNDHMFGEKIAHGTTFRRAVEEGLLDCDRVVQIGLRAQGYTADDFNWSRDQGFRVVQAEECWHKSLAPLMAEVREKVGGGPVYLSFDIDGIDPAWAPGTGTPEIGGLTTIQAIEIVRGCQGLDLIGCDLVEVSPAYDTTGNTSLLAANLLYEMLCVLPGVVHR from the coding sequence GTGGACAAGATTCTTCACCAACCACTGGGCGGCAACGAAATGCCGCGCTTCGGCGGCATCGCCACCATGCTCCGACTCCCCCATGTACCGACCGCTGCCGGCCTGGACGCTGCCTTTGTTGGCGTGCCACTGGACATCGGTACTTCCCTGCGCCCCGGTACCCGCTTCGGGCCACGCGACATCCGCACCGAATCAGTCATGATCCGCCCGTACAACATGGCTACCGGCGCTGCGCCGTTCGACTCGCTGTCGGTCGCCGACATCGGTGACGTGGCGATCAACACCTTCAATCTGCTCGACGCCGTGCGCATCATCGAAGAAGCCTACGACAACATCCTCGAGCACAACGTGATCCCGATGACCCTGGGTGGTGACCACACCATCACCCTGCCGATCCTGCGGGCGATTCACAAGAAGCACGGCAAGGTCGGTCTGGTGCACATCGATGCCCACGCTGACGTAAACGATCACATGTTTGGCGAGAAGATCGCCCACGGCACCACCTTCCGTCGCGCCGTCGAAGAAGGTCTGCTGGACTGCGACCGCGTCGTACAGATCGGTCTGCGCGCTCAGGGTTACACCGCTGATGACTTCAACTGGAGCCGCGATCAGGGTTTCCGCGTGGTTCAGGCTGAAGAGTGCTGGCACAAGTCGCTGGCGCCGCTGATGGCCGAAGTGCGCGAGAAAGTCGGCGGTGGTCCGGTGTATCTGAGCTTCGACATCGACGGCATCGACCCGGCCTGGGCACCGGGCACCGGCACCCCGGAAATCGGTGGTCTGACGACCATTCAGGCGATTGAAATCGTCCGTGGCTGCCAAGGCCTCGACCTGATCGGTTGCGATCTGGTAGAAGTCTCGCCCGCTTATGACACCACCGGCAACACCTCGCTGCTGGCCGCCAACCTGCTGTACGAAATGCTCTGCGTACTGCCTGGCGTGGTCCATCGCTGA
- a CDS encoding S1-like domain-containing RNA-binding protein — MALVGRYNSLQVVKHTNFGLYLDGGADGEILLPNRYIPKDIPTEDEDWLNVFVYLDSEDKLLATTEKPKVQVGEFASLKVVEVNSIGVFLDWGLPKDLLLPYSEEKRQMTAGEYCVVHVYLDKHTRRITATARLDRYLDKTPANYSQGQEVDLLVAEATDMGFKAIINNKHWGLIHKNEIFKFMRAGMIEKGYIKEVRADGKIALSLQPVGQEAASSLNSKILAKLRDNSGTLPVSDKSDPALISSLFGVSKGNFKKAIGSLYKEGKIVIHADRIELT; from the coding sequence ATGGCTTTAGTCGGGCGTTACAACAGTTTGCAAGTGGTTAAACACACTAACTTCGGTTTATATCTGGACGGCGGTGCTGACGGCGAGATTCTTTTGCCTAATCGTTATATCCCGAAAGATATTCCGACCGAAGATGAAGATTGGCTCAACGTATTTGTTTATCTGGACAGCGAAGACAAACTTCTCGCTACCACGGAAAAACCAAAAGTTCAGGTCGGCGAATTTGCCAGTCTGAAAGTCGTTGAAGTCAACAGCATCGGTGTGTTCCTCGATTGGGGGCTGCCGAAGGATCTGTTGCTGCCGTATTCCGAAGAAAAGCGCCAGATGACCGCCGGCGAATACTGCGTGGTGCATGTCTACCTCGACAAGCACACCCGCCGCATCACCGCAACTGCGCGTCTGGATCGCTACCTCGACAAGACCCCGGCCAACTACAGCCAGGGCCAGGAAGTTGATCTGCTGGTTGCCGAAGCCACCGACATGGGCTTCAAGGCGATCATCAACAACAAGCACTGGGGTTTGATTCACAAGAACGAAATCTTCAAGTTCATGCGCGCCGGCATGATCGAGAAGGGCTACATCAAGGAAGTCCGTGCCGACGGCAAGATCGCCCTGAGCCTGCAACCGGTTGGTCAGGAAGCGGCCAGCAGCCTGAACTCGAAGATCCTCGCCAAGTTGCGCGACAACAGCGGCACACTGCCGGTCAGCGACAAGAGCGATCCAGCGTTGATCAGCAGCCTGTTCGGCGTCAGCAAGGGCAACTTCAAGAAGGCGATCGGTTCGCTGTACAAGGAAGGCAAGATCGTCATTCACGCTGATCGCATTGAACTAACCTGA
- a CDS encoding MBL fold metallo-hydrolase gives MKIVSRDHWFEVQSLSDGIRLIHEPYIRPFYRCNLWHIQGRDKDLLLDSGSGLVSLREQLPWITERPLVAVASHCHFDHIAGHHEFAERLVHRAEADILAAPDGENDLSRAFVGDDMFEAHPDCPLCYAEYRVKAAPATGFVEDGDVLDLGNRTLQVLHTPGHSPGGISLYEAATETLFSGDIIYDGPLIEDAYHSNLEDYAASLRRLQALPIRTVHGGHFGSFSGEHLRSMIDQWLRGHA, from the coding sequence ATGAAGATCGTATCGCGTGATCATTGGTTTGAAGTGCAGAGTTTGAGCGATGGCATTCGGCTGATTCACGAGCCGTATATTCGACCGTTCTACCGCTGCAACCTGTGGCACATTCAGGGGCGCGACAAAGACCTGTTGCTGGACAGCGGTTCGGGGCTGGTGAGCCTGCGCGAGCAGTTGCCCTGGATCACCGAGCGGCCATTGGTGGCGGTGGCCAGTCATTGTCACTTCGACCACATCGCCGGGCATCATGAATTTGCTGAACGGCTGGTGCATCGCGCCGAAGCGGACATCCTTGCAGCGCCGGATGGCGAAAACGATTTGAGCCGCGCCTTCGTCGGCGACGACATGTTTGAAGCGCATCCGGACTGCCCGTTGTGCTACGCCGAATACCGGGTCAAAGCCGCGCCGGCCACCGGATTTGTCGAGGACGGCGATGTGCTCGATCTGGGCAATCGCACGCTGCAAGTGCTGCACACACCGGGGCATTCGCCGGGCGGCATCAGCCTGTATGAGGCGGCGACTGAGACGCTGTTCAGCGGCGACATCATCTACGACGGGCCGCTGATCGAAGACGCCTACCACTCCAATCTTGAGGATTACGCCGCCAGTCTGCGGCGTTTGCAGGCGTTGCCGATCCGCACGGTGCATGGCGGGCATTTTGGCAGTTTTTCCGGGGAGCATTTGCGCTCGATGATTGACCAGTGGTTGCGCGGCCACGCCTGA
- a CDS encoding TorF family putative porin produces the protein MRKTPCLLLVSLLASATAHAQIFQRELGDFDLKLGTTPTRSMAQGLVKPAAIGSFHGGLDLSHDSGLYVGQYAPSMGISPGKNLEIDSYVGFKQPFDQTLGYEVGMIHYSYPKVDTLDSQELFGGLTLLGSRFGVAFSNDPDKQNNTLFADLGGNQPFGIGVSMKYTTHQLNTPVAVDGGYVSSFTDWSVKLSRPFMGVDLDLIYSNSSLSGSDCSAYSGHNSECDGLVTLKAARAFY, from the coding sequence ATGCGCAAAACACCCTGTTTATTACTCGTAAGCCTTCTGGCCAGTGCAACCGCGCACGCGCAGATTTTCCAGCGTGAACTGGGCGACTTCGATCTCAAACTCGGCACCACGCCCACGCGCAGCATGGCTCAAGGCCTGGTCAAGCCGGCGGCAATCGGTTCCTTCCACGGCGGCCTCGACCTGAGCCACGACAGTGGCCTCTACGTTGGCCAATACGCGCCGAGTATGGGCATCTCCCCGGGCAAGAATCTCGAGATCGATTCCTACGTCGGTTTTAAACAACCTTTCGATCAGACCCTTGGCTACGAAGTCGGGATGATCCACTACAGCTATCCCAAGGTAGATACCCTCGACAGCCAGGAGCTGTTCGGTGGCCTGACCTTGCTCGGCAGTCGTTTCGGCGTGGCCTTCAGCAACGACCCGGATAAACAGAACAACACCTTGTTTGCCGATCTTGGCGGCAACCAGCCATTCGGTATCGGCGTCAGCATGAAATACACCACCCACCAACTGAACACGCCCGTCGCCGTGGACGGTGGTTATGTCAGCAGTTTTACCGACTGGTCGGTGAAATTATCCCGGCCGTTCATGGGCGTCGACCTCGACCTGATCTACAGCAACTCCAGCCTCAGCGGCAGCGATTGCTCAGCCTATTCCGGGCACAACAGCGAGTGCGACGGCCTCGTCACCCTCAAGGCTGCCCGCGCGTTCTATTGA
- a CDS encoding sodium:solute symporter yields MALDLFVVLIYAAGMLLLGYFGMRKAKTNEDFLVAGRNLGPSLYMGTMAATVLGGASTVGTVRLGYVHGISGFWLCAALGCGIVALNLFLAKPLLKLKIYTVTQVLEKRYNPMARSASAAIMLAYALMIGVTSILAIGTVLQVLFDLPFWVSVLVGGGVVVIYSAIGGMWSLTLTDIVQFIIKTVGLMFILLPICLYRVGGWDELVLKLPATAFSFTTIGWDTIITYFMIYFFGILIGQDIWQRVFTVKTAKVAQYAGSIAGIYCIVYGLACALIGMAAHVLIPDLDNVNNAFAAIVKLSLPDGIRGLVIAAALAAMMSTASAGLLAAATTLTEDLLPKLRGGKQSSLGINRLFTLLTGVVVLGIALVVNDVISALTLAYNLLVGGMLIPLMGAIFWKRATTAGAIASMGLGFATALLFMFKDGLDANTPIYYSLAAGLVSFVVVSLLSPRPATVASAI; encoded by the coding sequence ATGGCTTTGGATTTATTCGTCGTCCTCATCTACGCCGCCGGCATGCTCTTGCTCGGCTACTTCGGCATGCGCAAGGCCAAGACCAACGAGGACTTTCTCGTTGCCGGTCGAAACCTGGGCCCCAGCCTGTACATGGGCACCATGGCCGCGACCGTACTCGGTGGCGCGTCCACCGTCGGCACCGTGCGTCTGGGCTACGTGCATGGCATTTCCGGTTTCTGGCTGTGCGCGGCACTGGGTTGCGGCATCGTCGCGCTGAACCTGTTCCTCGCCAAACCACTGCTGAAACTGAAGATCTACACCGTTACCCAGGTCCTGGAAAAACGCTACAACCCGATGGCCCGTTCGGCGAGCGCGGCAATCATGCTGGCCTACGCACTGATGATCGGCGTGACCTCGATCCTGGCGATTGGCACCGTCCTGCAAGTACTGTTTGACCTGCCATTCTGGGTTTCGGTACTCGTCGGTGGTGGCGTCGTGGTGATCTACTCGGCGATCGGCGGCATGTGGTCGCTGACCCTTACCGACATCGTCCAGTTCATCATCAAGACCGTGGGCCTGATGTTCATCCTGTTGCCGATCTGCCTGTACCGCGTGGGCGGTTGGGACGAACTGGTGCTGAAACTGCCGGCGACTGCCTTCAGCTTCACCACCATCGGCTGGGACACGATCATCACTTACTTCATGATCTACTTCTTCGGCATCCTGATCGGTCAGGACATCTGGCAACGGGTGTTCACCGTCAAAACCGCGAAAGTCGCGCAATACGCCGGCAGCATCGCCGGCATCTACTGCATCGTCTACGGCCTGGCCTGCGCGCTGATCGGCATGGCTGCGCATGTGCTGATCCCGGATCTGGACAACGTCAACAACGCCTTCGCCGCCATCGTCAAACTGTCGCTTCCGGACGGCATCCGTGGTCTGGTGATCGCTGCGGCACTCGCCGCGATGATGTCCACTGCCAGCGCCGGCCTGCTCGCTGCGGCGACCACGTTGACTGAAGACCTGCTGCCGAAACTGCGTGGCGGCAAACAGTCGAGCCTGGGCATCAACCGCCTGTTCACACTACTCACTGGTGTTGTCGTGCTGGGTATCGCGCTGGTGGTGAACGATGTGATCAGCGCCCTGACCCTCGCTTACAACCTGTTGGTGGGCGGCATGCTGATCCCGCTGATGGGTGCAATTTTCTGGAAACGCGCGACCACTGCCGGCGCCATCGCCAGCATGGGCCTGGGCTTCGCCACCGCACTGCTATTCATGTTCAAGGACGGTCTGGATGCCAACACGCCGATCTACTACAGCCTGGCCGCGGGTCTGGTGAGTTTTGTGGTGGTCAGCCTGCTCTCCCCTCGCCCGGCGACGGTGGCGAGTGCGATCTAA
- a CDS encoding MFS transporter, with product MSPLIRLSACFVALMMAMGIGRFALTPQMPHLLSEGQIDLTAAGLIAAANYLGYLLGAVDAMFAHRPQQVQRRLHGGLWLCVLLTLASFWANGFWSHLVLRFGTGVASAWVLVMITSLSQPLAAAAGRPRLGALVFAGPGLGIFLTGLLALVSHLLNQTSATLWLIYAAAALVMMLGVWRLLPTPVATATVVAAPVSPSNRGIGRLALIYALYGVGYIIPATFLSQMANAQFHGEWQADLFWPCFGLAAALGVLLVSLRRHDPATTRHWLMATLWLQAAGVFACLLGSGIGLALGVILCGTPFLACMQLVMQRSRELAPHATQRNAGMLTACFAVGQLSGPLLAALSSHFSGGLQPALIIAGSGLLIAGGLAMQSTNADPALCANADAATARR from the coding sequence ATGTCGCCCTTGATTCGCTTATCCGCCTGTTTCGTTGCCCTGATGATGGCCATGGGCATCGGGCGTTTCGCCCTCACCCCGCAAATGCCACACCTGCTCAGCGAAGGGCAGATCGACCTGACGGCCGCCGGTCTGATTGCGGCGGCCAACTACCTCGGCTACTTGCTCGGTGCGGTGGATGCGATGTTCGCCCATCGCCCGCAGCAGGTTCAGCGGCGCCTGCATGGCGGACTGTGGTTGTGCGTGCTGCTGACGCTGGCGTCGTTCTGGGCCAATGGATTCTGGTCGCACTTGGTGCTGCGCTTCGGCACCGGGGTGGCGAGTGCCTGGGTGCTGGTGATGATCACTTCGTTGAGTCAACCGTTGGCGGCAGCAGCAGGTCGTCCGAGATTGGGAGCACTGGTGTTTGCCGGACCGGGGTTGGGGATTTTTCTGACGGGGTTGCTGGCGCTGGTCTCACATCTGCTGAATCAGACGTCCGCAACGTTGTGGCTGATTTATGCCGCGGCTGCGCTGGTGATGATGCTGGGGGTCTGGCGACTGCTGCCAACGCCTGTCGCAACGGCGACGGTGGTTGCAGCGCCAGTCAGTCCATCGAATCGGGGCATTGGACGGCTGGCCTTGATTTATGCGCTTTACGGCGTCGGCTACATCATTCCGGCGACCTTCCTCTCGCAAATGGCCAATGCGCAGTTTCACGGGGAATGGCAGGCGGATCTGTTCTGGCCTTGCTTTGGTCTGGCTGCGGCGCTTGGCGTGTTGCTGGTGAGCCTGCGGCGTCACGATCCCGCCACCACCCGGCACTGGTTGATGGCGACGCTGTGGCTTCAAGCGGCCGGCGTATTCGCCTGCCTGCTCGGCAGCGGCATCGGCCTAGCACTGGGGGTGATCCTCTGCGGCACGCCATTCCTCGCCTGCATGCAACTGGTCATGCAACGCTCGCGGGAACTGGCGCCGCACGCCACCCAGCGCAATGCCGGGATGCTTACCGCCTGCTTCGCCGTCGGCCAACTCAGCGGCCCTCTATTGGCAGCGCTGAGCAGCCATTTCAGCGGTGGCCTGCAGCCGGCGCTGATCATCGCCGGCAGCGGCTTGCTGATTGCCGGCGGCCTGGCGATGCAATCGACTAACGCTGACCCAGCGCTTTGCGCAAACGCCGACGCAGCCACTGCTCGGCGCTGA
- a CDS encoding PA1414 family protein — MKEKIQNWLHDLGVALGLIEPPLQPVPIRTDDEQRRRQQRRR; from the coding sequence ATGAAAGAGAAAATTCAAAACTGGCTGCACGATTTGGGTGTTGCCCTCGGTTTGATCGAACCGCCTCTGCAACCTGTACCGATCCGCACCGATGACGAGCAGCGCCGCCGTCAACAACGGCGCCGGTAA
- a CDS encoding DUF2177 family protein: MKKALIGYVATLLTFLLLDGIWLGLLMAPTYRELLGPLMLEKPLLVPAAVFYCLYVFGCVIFVVLPAVTWQWAAKRGALLGLIAYGTYDLTNWATLRGWSVQVTLMDWAWGTFATAVACSVGFLLARRFGKV; encoded by the coding sequence ATGAAAAAAGCGCTGATTGGCTATGTTGCAACGCTGCTGACGTTTCTGCTGCTCGACGGCATCTGGCTCGGCCTGCTGATGGCACCGACCTACCGCGAGCTACTCGGTCCGCTGATGCTCGAAAAACCGCTGCTGGTTCCGGCAGCGGTTTTTTATTGCCTGTATGTTTTTGGCTGCGTGATATTTGTGGTGCTGCCGGCCGTGACGTGGCAATGGGCGGCGAAGCGGGGCGCGTTGTTAGGGCTGATAGCTTACGGCACGTATGACCTGACCAATTGGGCGACGTTGCGCGGGTGGTCGGTGCAGGTGACGCTGATGGATTGGGCGTGGGGGACGTTTGCCACTGCTGTGGCTTGTAGCGTTGGGTTTTTGTTGGCGAGGCGGTTTGGCAAGGTCTGA